One genomic segment of Paenibacillus durus includes these proteins:
- a CDS encoding electron transfer flavoprotein subunit beta/FixA family protein, with the protein MEILVCLKQIPVNESTSDNVEGRDQFELCNNRNDLFALEAALKLKEACGGRLTCISMGPAQCAGPLKEALSLGADRAILLSSPVFAGADTLATSFTLAASIRKLSPYDLIFTGEQSSDGETGQVGPEVAEYLGIPHLTRVIDVRYEEGSPEISAIKECGDCELEYVLPLPALFSVRKHSNRPRLPTIRGTLRARRETITIWTEEHLAADPGRMGLKGSPTRVLEMTRLVKAGKRQKGEVNLFEEDTACVSRLVSRLGLTRAKGQEGGG; encoded by the coding sequence TTGGAGATTCTTGTTTGTCTCAAGCAGATTCCGGTTAATGAAAGCACTTCCGATAACGTGGAGGGGAGGGATCAGTTCGAATTATGCAATAACCGGAATGATCTGTTTGCCTTGGAAGCGGCGCTTAAGCTCAAGGAGGCTTGCGGGGGAAGGTTAACCTGCATTTCAATGGGACCGGCCCAATGCGCCGGACCGTTGAAGGAAGCTTTAAGTTTGGGAGCCGATCGGGCCATACTCCTGTCCTCGCCGGTTTTTGCGGGAGCGGACACGCTGGCGACTTCCTTTACTTTGGCCGCATCGATTCGGAAGCTTTCTCCGTATGATCTGATTTTCACGGGAGAGCAATCTTCAGACGGGGAGACGGGACAAGTCGGTCCCGAAGTAGCCGAGTATTTGGGTATTCCCCATTTAACGAGGGTGATCGATGTTCGGTATGAGGAGGGGAGTCCGGAGATATCCGCTATCAAGGAATGCGGCGATTGTGAGCTTGAGTATGTTCTGCCTCTCCCCGCTTTGTTCAGTGTACGAAAGCATAGCAACCGTCCAAGACTGCCGACGATACGGGGAACGCTTCGGGCGAGAAGGGAGACGATAACGATCTGGACAGAGGAGCACCTGGCCGCTGACCCGGGAAGAATGGGACTAAAGGGATCGCCGACGCGAGTACTGGAGATGACCCGTTTGGTTAAAGCCGGCAAACGCCAAAAGGGTGAAGTTAACCTATTTGAAGAGGATACGGCCTGCGTTTCTCGGTTGGTTTCCCGGCTCGGGTTAACCCGAGCCAAAGGTCAGGAGGGAGGAGGGTAG
- a CDS encoding acyl carrier protein, protein MNERELIAGFIQELINEPVSDHASNLFEQGFLTSLDVLDLLAFLENTFGLEISEEDVDMESFGTIDGLVGLVERKRNLGVRQ, encoded by the coding sequence ATGAACGAAAGAGAACTCATTGCGGGTTTTATACAGGAATTGATCAATGAACCGGTATCCGATCATGCAAGCAACTTATTTGAGCAAGGATTCTTAACCTCACTGGATGTGCTTGATTTGCTGGCGTTCCTGGAGAATACCTTTGGGCTTGAGATTTCCGAAGAAGACGTGGATATGGAGAGCTTCGGCACGATCGACGGCTTGGTGGGACTCGTGGAAAGGAAGCGGAACCTTGGAGTGCGCCAATGA
- a CDS encoding adenine nucleotide alpha hydrolase family protein has protein sequence MKRCTRCVLPETYPGITFDSDGVCSLCRQAENRSALPSYEKLRVRLSELLEDCKSVKHRYDALVAFSGGKDSTFLIHTLKEKYGLSLLACTFDNGYMSEASFRNMRTVLNAMNVDHLIVKPRADMMNKIFLGSSEPGTYPPHLTGFGSGICISCIRMVTTMSLRVAIEKGIPLVMLGNSPGQLIQSENEIIFQDNKIPYELRKNLFRPLADRLGDEVYDYVMLSKEEYRTRPFPYTVNAFPLIGYDERNIYETISSLGWVRPEDVDPNSSNCRLNSLGIVKHLEHYGFHPYDYEMSLLVQQGIITREEALRRVEDPAETTLILSEEVEKSLMSS, from the coding sequence GTGAAGCGTTGTACACGTTGCGTTCTGCCCGAGACCTATCCCGGAATTACGTTCGATTCGGATGGAGTGTGCTCCCTGTGCAGGCAAGCGGAGAACAGATCGGCCCTGCCTTCTTATGAGAAATTGCGCGTCAGGCTGTCGGAGCTGCTGGAGGATTGCAAGTCCGTCAAGCACAGATACGATGCACTGGTCGCGTTCAGCGGGGGGAAGGACAGCACTTTCCTGATTCATACCCTGAAGGAGAAATACGGCTTGTCGCTGCTGGCCTGTACTTTTGATAACGGCTATATGTCTGAAGCCTCTTTCCGCAATATGCGGACAGTGCTGAATGCGATGAACGTGGACCATCTGATTGTAAAGCCCCGGGCGGATATGATGAACAAAATTTTTCTTGGCAGCTCGGAGCCCGGCACTTATCCGCCCCATCTAACCGGTTTCGGCAGCGGAATTTGCATCTCGTGCATCCGTATGGTGACCACCATGTCGCTGAGGGTTGCCATAGAGAAGGGGATACCGCTCGTCATGCTGGGCAACAGTCCCGGCCAATTGATCCAGTCGGAGAACGAGATCATTTTTCAGGACAATAAAATACCTTATGAATTAAGGAAAAATCTGTTCCGGCCTCTTGCCGATCGTCTGGGAGACGAGGTTTATGACTATGTCATGCTGAGCAAAGAGGAATACCGAACCCGTCCGTTTCCGTACACCGTCAATGCATTTCCGCTAATCGGGTACGACGAGCGCAACATTTACGAAACGATTTCGTCGCTCGGATGGGTCAGACCGGAGGATGTAGACCCCAATTCATCGAACTGCCGCTTGAATTCGCTGGGAATTGTGAAGCATTTGGAGCACTACGGCTTCCACCCCTACGATTATGAAATGAGTTTGCTGGTACAACAAGGAATAATTACCAGAGAAGAAGCTTTGAGACGAGTCGAAGACCCTGCGGAGACGACATTAATCCTGTCGGAAGAAGTGGAGAAGAGCCTGATGTCTTCATGA
- a CDS encoding class I adenylate-forming enzyme family protein, which yields MMFIPELLSKAAIEQPDKEAFRCKGQGLTYMEAEAAVDAVMGLLVAKGIGKGDRVGIFSSKCLDEIIALFAIMRIGAVFVHINPFFKEEQLRHIAADCGIKLLFLHEGKTGTFLKAELAESVPNVISLPLAEYKPGGKPGKIEPNPALEDDPAAILYTSGSTGRPKGIIVTHRILYESTVVSAGLLGNHAGDRIISVTPFSFDGALSQLFTSVFAGATLILQDSVFPKDIVGTLLTERITGFHAVPSFWRMLLQRHSPFAGHHYPNLRYISIIGEAFPHDEIKKLRSVLSKTRFYMMYGTTEAFRSTCLLPEDFDRKFPSAGKPLPGVEIEILNPEGEPCRPGEIGEITHQGAFVSPGYWNLPKLTAETFRNGRLYTGDLGWLDEEGFLYVEGRKDMMLKLMGIRVSPEEIEDGLCRMPGIQEVAAVGITDTNGNVRIKAVIVREEGASLEAQDVILHCKRNLPHYMIPYEVEFCDSLPKTATLKINRSLLREPAGGMSL from the coding sequence ATGATGTTCATTCCCGAATTGCTGTCCAAGGCGGCAATTGAACAGCCGGACAAGGAGGCTTTTCGCTGCAAGGGCCAGGGACTTACCTACATGGAAGCGGAAGCGGCGGTTGACGCCGTCATGGGCTTGCTTGTTGCCAAGGGGATTGGAAAGGGTGATCGTGTCGGCATTTTTTCATCCAAATGCCTGGATGAAATCATCGCTCTATTCGCCATTATGAGAATTGGCGCCGTCTTTGTCCATATCAATCCCTTTTTTAAAGAAGAGCAGCTGCGTCATATTGCGGCCGATTGCGGAATCAAGCTGCTGTTTCTGCATGAAGGCAAAACCGGGACTTTTCTTAAAGCGGAGCTTGCTGAGTCCGTTCCAAATGTGATTTCGCTGCCGCTGGCGGAATATAAACCCGGCGGTAAACCGGGGAAGATTGAGCCTAACCCGGCGTTGGAAGATGATCCTGCGGCCATTTTGTATACCTCCGGTTCTACCGGGAGACCCAAGGGCATCATCGTTACCCACCGTATTTTGTATGAATCGACAGTCGTGTCAGCCGGTCTGCTCGGGAACCATGCCGGCGACCGGATCATCAGCGTCACCCCATTTTCGTTTGACGGAGCTTTGAGCCAGTTGTTCACTTCCGTATTTGCCGGAGCAACACTGATCTTGCAAGATTCTGTCTTCCCCAAAGATATTGTCGGCACCTTGTTGACAGAACGAATCACCGGCTTTCATGCCGTTCCTTCTTTTTGGAGGATGCTGCTGCAAAGACATTCTCCTTTTGCCGGGCACCATTATCCTAATCTCAGATATATATCTATTATCGGGGAGGCTTTTCCCCACGACGAAATAAAGAAGCTTAGGTCTGTGCTGTCTAAGACCCGGTTCTACATGATGTACGGAACAACCGAGGCGTTCCGCTCCACCTGTCTCTTGCCGGAAGATTTTGACCGGAAATTCCCCTCGGCGGGCAAGCCGCTGCCGGGAGTGGAAATCGAAATCCTAAATCCGGAAGGCGAACCCTGCCGGCCCGGAGAGATCGGGGAAATTACCCATCAGGGGGCCTTCGTTTCACCCGGTTACTGGAATCTTCCCAAGCTGACGGCGGAGACATTCAGGAACGGAAGGCTGTACACGGGCGATTTGGGCTGGCTGGATGAAGAGGGCTTTCTTTACGTCGAAGGCCGTAAGGACATGATGCTCAAATTGATGGGAATCCGCGTCAGTCCTGAAGAAATCGAGGATGGCCTTTGCCGGATGCCCGGAATACAGGAAGTCGCCGCAGTTGGCATTACGGATACCAACGGCAACGTCCGCATCAAAGCGGTCATTGTCCGGGAGGAGGGCGCGTCTCTTGAGGCGCAGGATGTCATCTTGCACTGCAAACGGAATTTGCCGCATTACATGATTCCATATGAGGTCGAATTTTGCGACAGTTTGCCCAAGACGGCCACATTAAAAATCAATCGGTCCCTGTTGAGGGAGCCTGCAGGAGGAATGTCGTTGTGA
- a CDS encoding acyl-CoA dehydrogenase family protein translates to MTVNEMQQIVEETAANFIKTFVEPAAGEIDEQETFPMSNMKEMGRLGLLGIPFPEEYEGLDQSFASYISFVRQLAGACASTAMTVVAHTCLSGHPIHSFGSPLQKTVHLSRLATGEAIGAFALTESGSGSDMASMRTRAVEHDDHYVLNGSKTFITNANVADIYLVAASTAPDKKMLGLTVFILEKGMKGISTSSKKERKLGMRGADMGELIFQDVIIPKENVVGRKNFGLEVLHETLASARMGMAAIAVGIAEEAQRHCLQYVKQRKQFDQYLYQFQTIKNMLADMEVNLNASRLLLERAVHLKDSGKPFAKEASEAKLFASETATRITKDAVQIFGGYGYSRELPLERLFRDAKLTEIGDGTSEIQRLIIADELIKRRAKSSFNPVGGQKL, encoded by the coding sequence ATGACTGTTAACGAAATGCAGCAGATTGTGGAAGAAACGGCGGCGAACTTTATCAAGACCTTTGTGGAGCCGGCTGCGGGCGAGATCGACGAGCAGGAGACTTTTCCGATGAGCAATATGAAAGAAATGGGAAGGCTCGGCCTGCTCGGAATTCCTTTTCCCGAAGAATACGAAGGATTGGACCAGAGCTTTGCCTCTTACATTTCCTTCGTCCGTCAGCTTGCCGGCGCTTGCGCGTCAACGGCGATGACTGTCGTGGCCCATACCTGCCTAAGCGGCCATCCGATTCATTCCTTTGGTTCCCCCCTGCAAAAAACGGTGCACCTCAGCCGGTTAGCAACGGGAGAGGCGATCGGCGCTTTTGCGTTGACCGAATCAGGCAGCGGATCGGATATGGCTTCCATGCGGACAAGGGCCGTGGAGCATGACGATCATTATGTGTTGAACGGGTCTAAGACCTTTATCACCAATGCGAATGTAGCGGATATTTATCTTGTGGCGGCGAGCACGGCACCGGATAAAAAAATGCTCGGTCTTACCGTATTTATTCTGGAAAAAGGAATGAAAGGCATCTCAACTTCCTCCAAGAAGGAACGCAAGCTCGGGATGAGAGGCGCCGATATGGGCGAACTCATCTTCCAGGACGTGATCATTCCGAAGGAAAATGTCGTTGGACGCAAGAATTTTGGCTTGGAAGTTCTGCATGAAACGCTGGCAAGCGCCCGTATGGGTATGGCTGCAATCGCCGTCGGAATCGCCGAGGAAGCGCAGCGGCATTGTCTGCAGTATGTGAAGCAGCGTAAACAGTTCGATCAATACCTTTACCAGTTTCAGACAATCAAAAATATGCTCGCGGATATGGAAGTGAATCTGAATGCGTCCCGGCTGCTGCTGGAAAGGGCCGTGCACCTGAAGGACAGCGGCAAGCCCTTCGCCAAGGAAGCGTCGGAGGCCAAGCTGTTCGCTTCGGAAACCGCGACGCGAATCACTAAGGATGCCGTTCAAATTTTCGGGGGTTACGGTTATTCGCGAGAATTACCCCTGGAGCGGTTGTTTCGGGACGCTAAGCTAACGGAAATCGGTGACGGGACTTCGGAAATTCAGCGGCTAATCATTGCCGATGAGCTCATCAAGCGCAGGGCAAAGTCTTCATTTAATCCGGTAGGAGGGCAGAAGCTATGA
- the asnB gene encoding asparagine synthase (glutamine-hydrolyzing), which yields MCGICGIVNTDVEHQALEAELRDMIALLRHRGPDGEGVHIGAGIGLGHTRLSIIDLANGGQPMTNEDGSIWLTYNGEIFNFPELRRELIERGHAFRTNCDTEVVVHAYEEYGPDCVLKFNGMFSFALWDERNETLFMARDRLGVKPLYYTVAGHRFIFASEIKAILSHPSVKAEVREGAVPEYLFCTVLLEGQTMFKNIHSLPPGYTLSIQGTKLKLARYWNMKADIGEERSLDSWKEETLSLLTDSIWKRRISDVPFGSLLSGGLDSSLLTALAVSGGPDSRMRTFSMEYGDNRDVSASNSDTAYARLMAEHLGTDHREFIFRTEDYRDMMEKVTWHMEKPVELTTPSLYLLYREIKKEVSVVISGEGADELFGGYFFFLNGDPSGQISQFPWAPYYREVSGLLDQAVGERTGFRDKVESSIRDSLRQFPSRDPLNRILYLFMKYYLLEMLERQDKTSMASGVEVRVPFLDYRIVESVINLPSQYKMKDGSEKWFLKEIGKSVLPSAITGRKKKPFPFPVDPKSVIAQRQQASDLIRSGNSKISAYFDKRKTIDFLNKRGDYAGLDNLAVFRTSHALIALELWHKTFGV from the coding sequence ATGTGCGGAATATGCGGCATTGTTAACACGGACGTGGAACACCAAGCCCTCGAAGCCGAGCTGCGGGACATGATTGCCCTGCTTCGCCACCGGGGGCCGGATGGAGAAGGGGTGCATATCGGCGCTGGAATCGGTCTAGGGCATACGCGGCTGTCGATTATCGACCTGGCCAACGGCGGGCAGCCGATGACGAATGAAGACGGAAGCATCTGGCTGACCTATAACGGCGAGATTTTTAATTTCCCGGAGCTGCGGCGCGAGCTGATTGAGCGAGGACATGCCTTTCGCACCAACTGCGATACGGAGGTTGTTGTTCACGCCTATGAGGAATACGGACCTGACTGCGTGCTTAAATTTAACGGGATGTTCTCCTTTGCGCTATGGGACGAACGAAACGAAACATTATTCATGGCAAGGGACCGGCTTGGAGTAAAGCCATTGTATTATACGGTGGCCGGCCATCGTTTTATTTTCGCTTCCGAAATCAAGGCGATTCTGTCCCATCCCTCGGTTAAGGCGGAGGTGCGGGAAGGTGCGGTTCCCGAGTACTTGTTCTGTACCGTCCTGCTCGAAGGGCAGACCATGTTCAAAAATATTCACTCTCTGCCCCCGGGTTATACGCTCAGCATACAGGGAACGAAGCTGAAATTGGCCCGGTACTGGAATATGAAGGCGGACATCGGGGAAGAACGCTCGCTTGATTCCTGGAAGGAAGAGACGCTGTCGCTGTTGACCGACTCCATATGGAAAAGACGCATAAGCGATGTTCCGTTCGGCTCTCTGCTCAGCGGGGGGCTGGATTCAAGCTTGCTGACGGCGCTCGCCGTAAGCGGCGGACCTGATTCCCGAATGCGTACGTTCTCGATGGAATACGGGGACAACCGGGACGTGAGCGCCTCCAATTCCGACACAGCCTATGCGAGACTCATGGCGGAACACCTCGGGACGGACCATCGGGAATTTATCTTCCGGACGGAAGATTACAGGGACATGATGGAGAAGGTCACCTGGCATATGGAGAAGCCCGTTGAATTGACGACGCCGTCCTTGTATTTGCTGTATAGGGAAATTAAAAAAGAGGTCTCGGTCGTCATTTCAGGTGAAGGGGCCGACGAACTGTTTGGCGGATACTTCTTCTTTCTGAACGGCGATCCTTCCGGGCAGATCTCCCAGTTCCCGTGGGCTCCCTATTACCGGGAAGTGTCCGGACTGCTTGACCAGGCCGTCGGGGAGCGGACCGGATTCCGGGACAAGGTAGAGTCATCGATCCGGGATTCGTTAAGACAGTTTCCGTCCCGGGACCCGCTCAACCGCATTTTATATTTATTCATGAAATATTATTTGCTTGAGATGCTGGAACGGCAGGACAAGACGAGCATGGCCTCGGGTGTGGAAGTTCGGGTACCTTTTCTGGATTACCGTATCGTGGAGAGCGTGATAAACCTTCCGTCGCAATACAAAATGAAGGATGGCAGCGAAAAATGGTTTCTGAAAGAAATCGGAAAGTCCGTTCTTCCTAGCGCCATTACCGGCCGGAAGAAGAAGCCTTTTCCCTTTCCGGTGGATCCCAAATCCGTTATCGCTCAGAGGCAGCAGGCCTCCGACCTGATCCGTTCCGGCAATTCCAAAATTTCAGCCTATTTCGATAAGAGAAAAACGATCGATTTTTTGAATAAAAGGGGCGATTACGCGGGGCTGGACAATTTGGCCGTCTTTCGCACATCGCATGCCTTGATCGCTCTCGAATTATGGCATAAAACGTTTGGAGTGTGA
- a CDS encoding KamA family radical SAM protein: protein MASREKITEWLDANPDILRLLVMSEIVAEARERLFDYLNQCEQNVLKSDCPLHPLEQKNVRSCIAVFRNLISEGNERKTGHSCLAIIWEMATEHWKQEDWPDVSDAFLGEMAHLFKGVIGLSGIYSKSGICKREVPEFVHLEGREAAEARSVHLDQKANQYEEFISQNEYMTGLHPMVKKSRDEMRARILRYLGAEERDWADYKWQLRHRFQRLEDIAEIISLSDEEEEMIRATTRHRLPFGITPYYLSLMDMESSLSGRDRSLRAQVIPNRIYLDTYLKACSGGRESLDFMHERDTSPEQSVTRRYAMIAIVKPYLWCPQICVYCQRNWELADEEDDHAEPAFQDLEKAFDWFRSNPSISEVLITGGDPLTVSNEMLEYVIRNLFEMEHIRRIRIGTRTLVTMPMRFDEELLRILSAYHKPPFKTVTMMTHFQHAYEISEETAEAALKLKRAGIDIYNQQVFTLYNSRKFETSFLREQLRAIGVTPYYLFNLKGKEETANFKVPVARLLQEQKEEARLLPGTVRTDKPVFNVPTLGKNDLNAWQDHDIVMIHKDGSRIYEFYPWEKYMAPVNTFLFKDEPIGNYLAKLEELGEDIQDYRTIWYYF, encoded by the coding sequence ATGGCTTCCCGTGAAAAAATAACCGAATGGCTTGATGCCAATCCAGACATTTTGCGGCTCTTGGTGATGAGCGAGATTGTGGCGGAAGCCCGGGAGCGGCTGTTTGATTATTTGAATCAATGCGAACAGAACGTCCTTAAGAGCGATTGTCCGCTGCATCCGCTTGAACAGAAGAATGTAAGAAGCTGTATCGCGGTATTCCGCAATCTGATCTCCGAAGGAAATGAACGGAAGACGGGACACAGTTGTCTTGCTATCATTTGGGAAATGGCGACGGAGCACTGGAAGCAGGAGGACTGGCCGGATGTCAGCGACGCGTTTCTGGGGGAAATGGCTCATCTGTTCAAAGGTGTGATCGGCCTGTCGGGCATTTACTCCAAGTCGGGAATCTGCAAGCGGGAGGTACCCGAATTCGTCCATCTGGAAGGCCGGGAAGCAGCGGAGGCCAGGTCGGTCCATTTGGACCAAAAGGCGAATCAATATGAGGAGTTTATTAGCCAAAACGAATATATGACAGGGCTGCACCCGATGGTGAAAAAGAGCAGAGACGAGATGCGTGCGCGAATTCTGCGGTATTTAGGCGCCGAGGAAAGGGATTGGGCAGATTACAAGTGGCAGTTGCGCCACCGGTTTCAACGCTTGGAGGATATTGCTGAAATTATCTCCTTGTCGGATGAAGAGGAGGAGATGATCCGGGCGACAACGCGGCACCGGCTGCCGTTCGGGATTACACCCTATTATTTGTCCTTGATGGATATGGAATCATCCTTATCGGGCCGGGACCGCAGCTTGCGGGCGCAAGTCATACCTAACCGGATTTACCTGGATACCTACCTAAAGGCTTGTTCCGGCGGAAGGGAATCGCTGGATTTCATGCATGAGCGGGATACGTCTCCCGAGCAATCCGTAACCCGAAGATATGCAATGATCGCAATCGTCAAGCCTTACTTGTGGTGTCCGCAAATTTGCGTGTACTGTCAGCGGAATTGGGAGCTTGCCGATGAGGAAGATGATCATGCTGAGCCCGCTTTTCAGGATTTGGAGAAAGCGTTCGACTGGTTCCGGTCCAATCCCTCGATCAGCGAAGTGCTGATTACGGGCGGCGACCCGCTTACCGTTAGCAACGAGATGCTGGAATATGTCATCCGAAATTTGTTCGAGATGGAGCATATCCGGCGAATCCGGATTGGGACCCGAACGCTGGTGACGATGCCGATGCGGTTTGACGAGGAGCTGCTGCGCATTCTGTCCGCCTATCATAAGCCGCCCTTTAAAACGGTAACGATGATGACTCATTTTCAGCATGCCTACGAGATTTCCGAAGAGACGGCGGAGGCTGCGCTTAAACTGAAGAGAGCCGGAATCGACATTTACAACCAGCAGGTATTCACGCTATACAACAGCCGGAAGTTTGAGACGAGCTTCTTAAGGGAGCAGCTTCGGGCCATCGGGGTTACCCCCTACTACTTATTTAACCTGAAAGGCAAGGAAGAGACGGCGAATTTTAAAGTTCCCGTTGCCCGGCTGCTTCAAGAGCAAAAGGAAGAAGCGCGCCTGCTTCCCGGTACGGTAAGGACGGACAAGCCAGTATTCAACGTGCCTACACTGGGCAAAAACGATCTGAACGCCTGGCAGGATCACGATATCGTTATGATCCACAAGGACGGGAGCCGAATCTATGAATTTTATCCATGGGAGAAGTACATGGCTCCGGTCAATACCTTTTTGTTCAAGGATGAGCCTATCGGCAATTATTTGGCAAAGCTTGAAGAGCTGGGCGAGGATATCCAGGATTATAGGACCATCTGGTATTATTTCTAA
- a CDS encoding electron transfer flavoprotein subunit alpha has translation MIIHETDCSGCGICRSMCPVEAISVNGIVAVIDDERCMECGFCASSCPNKAIRQDSTEWPEEDKETAANNSAAADKISEHRPTVICVYIEHTGGVMNESSYEAIGAARSLTGESDSFKIAAIIAGNGSRQLAGEVMRCGVDEIWLLDLDWLPFYAEDVLTRIIADVLARRQPDIFLGGATEHGRSLFPRIAAKLGTGLCADCTDLSLEPVTRRLIITRPALGGGVLARIVIPHHSPQMATLKERVFPRADRSGHPAGMILDFSDEYPVMQSVYTLGKRILQEGKRFKLGQADSIVAVGRGIGTAANLPLIHKLAGTIGAEIGATRPLIDEGWLEASRQIGQTGVIVKPSLYIACGISGALQHTVGMDKSEMIIAINSDAGAPIFQYADYGIVGDLFRVIPEFIHCIESGTFRTVAAGSDKELI, from the coding sequence TTGATCATTCACGAGACCGACTGCAGCGGGTGCGGAATATGCAGAAGCATGTGCCCGGTCGAGGCAATATCCGTTAACGGAATCGTGGCAGTCATCGACGATGAGCGATGCATGGAGTGCGGATTTTGCGCATCATCATGTCCGAACAAGGCGATACGCCAGGATTCTACCGAGTGGCCGGAAGAGGATAAGGAGACAGCGGCGAACAACTCCGCAGCGGCAGATAAGATCAGCGAACATCGGCCCACTGTGATATGTGTTTATATCGAACACACCGGCGGAGTTATGAATGAATCGTCCTATGAGGCAATCGGGGCTGCGAGGTCGCTCACCGGAGAATCGGATTCCTTCAAAATAGCGGCGATCATAGCCGGAAACGGCAGCCGTCAGCTTGCCGGGGAAGTGATGCGCTGCGGTGTTGATGAGATATGGCTGCTTGATTTGGACTGGCTTCCTTTCTATGCGGAAGATGTTCTTACCCGCATAATCGCCGATGTGCTGGCGAGAAGACAGCCGGATATATTTCTCGGAGGAGCAACGGAACACGGCCGTTCCCTGTTTCCGCGAATCGCTGCAAAGCTGGGGACCGGATTGTGCGCGGATTGCACGGATTTAAGCTTGGAGCCGGTAACCCGCCGGTTGATTATTACCCGTCCTGCGCTTGGCGGCGGCGTTCTGGCCCGGATCGTCATTCCGCATCATTCTCCCCAGATGGCGACGTTGAAAGAACGCGTCTTCCCAAGAGCCGATCGTTCCGGGCATCCCGCAGGAATGATTCTGGACTTCAGTGATGAATATCCTGTAATGCAGTCTGTATATACGCTGGGGAAAAGGATATTGCAGGAAGGAAAGCGCTTCAAGCTCGGACAGGCCGATTCCATTGTCGCTGTCGGCCGGGGGATCGGTACGGCTGCGAATCTGCCGCTGATTCACAAGCTGGCCGGGACGATCGGGGCGGAGATTGGCGCTACCCGTCCGCTGATCGATGAAGGATGGCTGGAAGCTTCAAGACAAATTGGCCAAACGGGCGTTATCGTGAAGCCGAGTCTTTATATCGCATGCGGCATTTCGGGCGCGCTCCAGCATACGGTCGGCATGGATAAGTCAGAGATGATTATTGCGATCAATTCTGATGCCGGCGCGCCTATATTTCAATATGCCGACTACGGTATTGTCGGAGATTTATTCCGGGTCATACCGGAATTTATCCATTGCATAGAGTCGGGAACGTTCAGAACTGTTGCTGCGGGCAGTGATAAGGAACTTATTTAA